The proteins below are encoded in one region of Drosophila santomea strain STO CAGO 1482 chromosome 3R, Prin_Dsan_1.1, whole genome shotgun sequence:
- the LOC120454388 gene encoding esterase B1: MEVQVGWPKLLKMGAQLVGHKVQQYRLSTSHTVTLDTKYGQVRGLQRKTVYDKEPYFAFEGIPYAKPPMGDLRFRAPQPPEPWQGVLNCTTNRSKPMQRNMLLGIVEGSEDCLHLNVYVKVLKSEKPLPVIVWIYGGGFQKGEASRDIYSPDYFMKQSVVFVSINYRLAALGFLSLKDPKLDVPGNAGLKDQVMALRWISQNIAHFNGDPHNITLMGESAGSASVHVMMTTEQTRGLFHKAIMQSGCALSEWMESPDNNWAFRLAQNLGYKGDEKDADVLSFLSKVSARQIAAVDQNVISQDEVRSFLIFAFGPVVEPYETDHCVVPKRHKDLLSGAWGNDIPVIVGGNSFEGLFSYQLVRNDPWALKNFHNILPREVRETSSLEGQDLLVRRLKKLYFNNEMQESMEMFEALNIFSHRQIWHDTHRFILARQSYGPKTPTYLYRFDFDSPHFNQFRRLVCGDRVRGVSHADELSYLFYNIIASKLNKSSMEYKTIERMVGMWTSFASSGNPNCPELGSTKWEPVQPMESAVEKCFNISHDLEMRELPEAECLAVWDTFYPRESLF; encoded by the exons ATGGAGGTACAAGTGGGATGGCCAAAGCTGCTGAAGATGGGAGCCCA GCTGGTGGGCCACAAGGTGCAACAGTACCGGCTATCCACGAGTCACACAGTGACTTTGGACACCAAATACGGACAGGTGCGCGGACTCCAAAGGAAGACGGTCTATGATAAGGAGCCGTACTTTGCCTTCGAGGGTATTCCATACGCCAAGCCCCCCATGGGTGACCTCCGATTTAGGGCTCCTCAGCCACCGGAACCCTGGCAAGGAGTGCTCAACTGCACTACCAATAGATCCAAGCCCATGCAGAGGAACATGCTTTTGGGAATTGTCGAGGGCAGTGAAGATTGTTTGCACCTAAACGTTTATGTGAAAGTCCTGAAGTCGGAAAAACCGCTGCCCGTAATTGTGTGGATCTATGGAGGTGGTTTCCAAAAGGGCGAGGCCTCCAGGGATATTTACAGTCCCGATTACTTCATGAAGCAATCAGTGGTATTCGTCTCTATCAACTACAGGTTGGCAGCACTAG GTTTTCTCAGTCTAAAGGACCCGAAGCTGGATGTTCCTGGAAATGCGGGACTTAAGGACCAAGTAATGGCTCTACGTTGGATAAGCCAGAATATCGCTCACTTCAATGGCGACCCCCACAACATCACTTTGATGGGAGAAAGTGCGGGATCTGCTTCTGTCCACGTGATGATGACCACGGAGCAAACACGAGGTCTCTTCCACAAGGCCATCATGCAGTCGGGATGTGCTCTCAGCGAGTGGATGGAGAGTCCGGATAACAATTGGGCGTTCCGGTTGGCCCAGAACCTGGGATACAAGGGCGACGAGAAGGACGCGGATGTCCTAAGTTTTCTCAGTAAGGTTAGCGCTCGTCAGATAGCGGCTGTTGATCAGAACGTTATCAGCCAAGATGAGGTCCGGAGCTTCCTAATATTCGCCTTCGGTCCTGTGGTAGAACCCTACGAAACCGACCATTGTGTGGTGCCCAAAAGACACAAGGATCTGTTGTCCGGGGCTTGGGGCAACGACATTCCCGTTATTGTCGGAGGAAATTCTTTCGAGGGTCTATTTTCGTACCAATTGGTTAGAAATGATCCTTGGGCCTTGAAAAACTTTCACAACATCCTCCCGAGGGAGGTTAGAGAAACCAGCAGTCTGGAAGGGCAGGATCTTCTGGTTCGGCGACTAAAGAAACTCTACTTCAACAACGAGATGCAAGAATCAATGGAAATGTTTGAGGCACTGAATATATTTTCGCATCGCCAGATTTGGCACGATACACATCGCTTTATTCTCGCCCGCCAGTCTTATGGCCCCAAAACTCCCACCTATCTATAccgtttcgatttcgattcccCGCACTTCAATCAATTTCGGCGATTGGTGTGCGGCGATCGGGTTCGTGGAGTATCCCATGCGGATGAATTATCGTACCTGTTCTACAACATCATAGCCTCCAAACTAAATAAGTCGTCGATGGAATATAAGACCATAGAGAGAATGGTGGGCATGTGGACGTCGTTTGCCTCCAGTGGGAATCCAAATTGTCCAGAACTCGGGTCTACTAAATGGGAGCCCGTACAGCCGATGGAAAGCGCCGTGGAGAAGTGCTTCAACATCAGCCACGATCTTGAAATGCGAGAATTGCCGGAGGCCGAATGCCTGGCTGTGTGGGATACGTTTTATCCCAGAGAGTCTCTCTTCTAG